A genome region from Dickeya chrysanthemi NCPPB 402 includes the following:
- the ubiH gene encoding 2-octaprenyl-6-methoxyphenyl hydroxylase, whose product MTIMIVGGGMTGATLALAISHLSGGRLPVDLIETRSPQEDQHPGFDARAIALAQGTCMQLDAIGVWSTLSPIATPITRVHVSDQGHAGRVQLQAGDYRVPALGHVVELHDVGKRLFSLLQHAPGVRLHCPATVDSLQRGENNVSLWLDNGTRLNGQLLVAADGSRSRLAQYAGIQWQHTPYDQVAIIANVATAQAHQGRAYERFTAHGPLALLPMSKGRSSLVWCHPLSQQTEIAGWSDAQFRQRLQHAFGWRLGAITHIGKRHSYPLALSAANQHVSHRMALVGNAAQTLHPIAGQGFNLGLRDVMTLAETLVTAVEQGEDPGSQTVLQRYQHRRQPDQHTTVALTDGLVRVFSNRLFPMEVGRNLGLMAMNNLPLLRDVLARRTLGWVER is encoded by the coding sequence ATGACCATCATGATTGTCGGCGGCGGAATGACGGGTGCAACGCTGGCGCTGGCGATCTCCCATCTGTCCGGTGGGCGGCTCCCGGTGGACCTGATCGAAACCCGCTCGCCGCAGGAAGACCAACACCCCGGTTTTGACGCCCGCGCCATTGCACTGGCGCAGGGCACCTGTATGCAGTTGGACGCCATCGGCGTCTGGTCAACGCTGTCCCCCATCGCGACCCCGATCACCCGCGTACACGTCAGCGATCAGGGCCACGCCGGGCGGGTACAGCTGCAAGCCGGCGATTACCGGGTGCCGGCGTTGGGTCACGTGGTCGAACTGCACGATGTCGGCAAACGTCTGTTCTCGTTATTACAACATGCGCCCGGTGTACGGTTGCATTGCCCGGCAACGGTAGACAGCCTGCAACGGGGAGAAAATAACGTCTCACTGTGGCTGGACAACGGTACTCGCCTGAACGGGCAACTACTGGTGGCCGCCGACGGTTCGCGCTCCCGGCTGGCGCAATACGCAGGCATTCAATGGCAGCACACGCCTTATGACCAGGTGGCGATTATCGCCAACGTTGCCACGGCACAAGCCCATCAGGGCCGGGCTTATGAGCGCTTCACCGCCCACGGCCCGCTGGCGCTACTGCCGATGAGTAAAGGCCGTAGCTCACTGGTGTGGTGCCACCCGCTATCACAACAGACCGAAATAGCCGGCTGGAGTGATGCGCAATTTCGTCAGCGGTTACAGCACGCATTCGGCTGGCGGCTCGGCGCCATCACCCATATCGGTAAGCGCCATAGCTACCCGCTGGCGCTGTCGGCCGCTAATCAGCATGTCAGCCACCGTATGGCGCTGGTAGGCAATGCGGCGCAAACCCTGCACCCCATCGCCGGACAAGGATTCAACCTCGGCCTGCGCGACGTGATGACGCTGGCGGAGACGCTGGTGACAGCGGTTGAACAAGGGGAAGATCCCGGCAGCCAAACCGTACTGCAACGCTATCAACACCGCCGCCAACCGGATCAGCACACCACCGTCGCGTTGACCGACGGGCTGGTGCGTGTCTTTTCCAACCGCCTGTTCCCGATGGAAGTCGGGCGGAATCTGGGGCTAATGGCGATGAACAATCTGCCGCTGCTGCGTGACGTGCTGGCACGGCGTACGCTGGGCTGGGTGGAACGTTAA
- the ubiI gene encoding FAD-dependent 2-octaprenylphenol hydroxylase, which translates to MQSFDVVIAGGGMVGLALACGLQGSGLSVAVLEKQATTEPLANGPHALRVSAINAASEALLRKLNVWSGIAAQRLSPYNDMYVWDKDSFGNIRFCGEEFGFSRLGHIIENDVIQWALWQQASQSRDITLLAPAALRQVAWGENEAFITLEDGGMLTARLVVGADGAHSWLRQHADIPLTFWDYGHHALVANIRTEQPHGATASQVFHGEGILAFLPLSDPHLSSIVWSLPPQRAQQLRELPAEEFVRQLAITFDMRLGLCQLESDRQTFPLTARYARSFAAHRLVLTGDAAHTIHPLAGQGVNLGFMDVAELIAELKRLQAQGKDIGQHLYLRRYERRRKHSAAMMLASMQGFRTLFAGSHPVSSLLRDVGLKLADTLPGIKPTLVRQAMGLNDLPEWLDHAG; encoded by the coding sequence ATGCAATCATTTGATGTGGTTATCGCCGGTGGGGGAATGGTCGGGCTGGCGCTGGCCTGCGGTCTGCAAGGCAGTGGGCTGAGCGTTGCGGTGCTGGAAAAGCAGGCCACCACCGAACCGCTGGCAAATGGCCCGCATGCGCTTCGCGTATCCGCCATCAATGCCGCCAGCGAAGCACTGCTGCGCAAGCTCAACGTCTGGTCGGGCATTGCCGCACAGCGACTCAGCCCTTACAACGACATGTATGTCTGGGATAAAGACAGCTTCGGCAATATTCGTTTTTGCGGCGAAGAGTTCGGTTTTTCCCGCCTCGGCCACATTATCGAAAACGACGTTATCCAATGGGCGCTGTGGCAACAAGCGTCCCAGTCGCGGGATATCACCCTGCTGGCACCCGCTGCGCTGCGGCAGGTCGCCTGGGGCGAGAACGAAGCCTTCATTACGCTGGAAGACGGCGGCATGCTCACCGCCCGGCTGGTGGTCGGAGCAGACGGCGCGCACTCCTGGCTGCGACAACACGCCGACATTCCGCTGACCTTTTGGGACTACGGCCATCATGCACTGGTCGCCAACATCCGTACTGAACAGCCGCACGGCGCTACTGCCAGTCAGGTCTTTCACGGCGAAGGTATTCTGGCGTTTCTGCCGCTCAGCGACCCGCATCTCAGCTCCATTGTTTGGTCGCTGCCGCCGCAACGCGCTCAGCAACTGCGCGAACTGCCTGCCGAAGAATTTGTCAGGCAACTGGCCATCACCTTCGATATGCGGCTGGGGCTGTGTCAGTTGGAGAGCGACCGGCAAACCTTCCCGCTCACCGCGCGTTATGCCCGCAGTTTTGCCGCCCACCGGCTGGTGCTGACGGGTGATGCGGCACACACCATTCATCCGCTGGCAGGCCAGGGCGTCAACCTTGGTTTTATGGATGTGGCGGAACTGATTGCCGAGCTTAAACGGCTACAGGCACAAGGGAAAGACATCGGCCAGCACCTGTATCTGCGGCGCTACGAGCGGCGTCGTAAGCACAGTGCCGCGATGATGCTGGCGAGTATGCAGGGCTTCCGTACCCTGTTCGCCGGTTCCCACCCGGTCAGTAGCCTGCTGCGCGATGTCGGCCTGAAGCTGGCGGATACATTGCCGGGCATCAAGCCGACACTGGTACGTCAGGCGATGGGGCTGAATGACTTGCCGGAATGGCTGGATCACGCCGGATAA